The genomic segment TTAGAGGGCGGAGCGATCCGCGTAGCGTGGACCAAGGCAAGCGGGCGCGTGGAATATCGGATTGACGCTCCTCCGGGCTACAAGGTGAAAGTCGAGAATCGGACCGGTTTATCGCTGCATAGCAGGATGGATGAGACAAGCTGAATCTATACATCCAAGGAGGAATGATTAAATGTCGAATAACGACCGGCCTTCTGTTGATGAATTGAATAGCGCTTCGGAGCCGCTTAGCAGATTAGACAAAGCGCTCATGTCGCCCATCAGCCGCAGGAAAATGATGACGGTTCTAGGATTGACCGGGCTCTCCTTGATGACAGGCGCCAAGCTTTCTTACGCTAGCTCTACAGCGCTTACAACGAACATGAAGCTCAAGAAGACTGACCCGCTGGACGTCACCGATGTCAACGCTAACTTCGACCTCATTGATCAGGAATTTAGCCGCCGTGCCGTTACGCCCGATTTCTACAAGGTCGATACCGACCCCGACGACACCTTGGCTGTTCAAGCCGCTTTCGACTCCGGTCTTACGGTCGTCTTTACGCGGAACTACTATGTCAAGTCGGTAGAGATGAAAGGCGATACACAGACGATTAACTTTAACGGGTATTGGCTGATCGGAGTCACGGGAAGCGGAGACTCCGCGGCAGACAAGGATGCGATACTGAAAATTACAGGCATCTACCTGGAGCTGTACGATATCAAAATCAATGGACAATTCAACCGCAATTACCGTGCAGCGATTCATTGGTATTCGCGTCCCAATTTCCCCCAAGCCGGCTTTATTAATATTTACGGCATGTACATCAGAGATATCCTCGTAGGCATTCAATACGGGGCATGGCTGGATGATCCGAGTCCCCACGATGCGCCGCAGAGCGAGAATTACTTGTACGGCTTTCGCTGCCGGAGCCTGCAGAACTGCATTATTAGCAATCAGCCGAACGGATTCCTCAAGATATCCGGAAGCACGATCGATTGTCATCAGAGGGAATGGGTATTTCAAGCGGGCAACCCGTTCAGCATTCCGGATTCAACCCTCATTACTTGCAAGATCGGCCAGATCTCCGTTGAAGACAGCGAACTGTTGAAAGTTGAATACTTGGAGGGATGCGGGCTTCTGGGCCGCAATCTCGTCGTATCGAACTGCGTCATGGAGATGCCCTGCACATGGGTAAAAGCCGAGGGAGACGTGACGCTTGATGTCGTTCACGGCGGATTTATGGGCGGCAACTCCGGATTGCCCATGTTCCAGGTTGTGTCGGGATCGACGGGCTCTCTACGAATTCAGAATGTTCGGATGTCTCGCAGCGCCGGAGTCGGAGACTACTTGACGAATTACATCATATCCGGACTGGGGAACGCTCCGAACTACCATGTCAGCATAGCGCGCTGCGATCTAGGCGAATGGGCGCCTTACTACATTGCTTTATCAAAGGAAAGAAGCCGCGTATTCGTTCAGGATACCCACTTCACCTATACGGCGGGAGGCTCCATGCAGAGCCAAACGATCCACGACAAAAAAGATTATGTCAATTTGATTGCCTCTGTCGATACGACCGGCGAGAATATGGCGACAAGCGCCAACACGGCGAATAAATCCGGCTGGGTATGGACGAATGTGTATGGCGCGGGAGCCGTCTATTTCCGTAAAACCACCTCTAATATTCCGTCGGGCTATGCGAGCGCCATTGAGATCGTTGCGACAGGCGAATCGTTTATTACTTCTCAGCCGTTCACGGTAACCCCGAATGCGCTGGCCGTATTCCGGATGAAGGCCAAAAGGATTGGCGGCGGCGGTCATGCCGGGATTAAGCTTCTCTGGTTCAAGGCGAACGGCACGGCTTCGGCTACGACTGAAACCTATTTATTCGGGACTGTGGACATCGACGTCAATTGGACGGATTTAATGGTGACGGCGGCCATTCCGGGCGATGCCGCTTACGCCAAAATCAAGTTGACCGCCGAGGTCGGCTCCCTCTTCGCAACCGGTATGGCGTTCAGCACGGTGGTCGACAGCAATTATCATAACTCTTTCATTAATGAGTTGAATCGGTCGCTGGACGTGGCTGGCGAGGGCTTTATTCTGAAGGCGCCGAACGGCACGCGCTATAAAGTCACGGTAGATAATAGCGGAACGCTTGCGGCAGCCCCTTATTAGCCATTTCAACAGAAAAACGGGAGGGTCTAACGATGAACAAAAGAACGGCTGGTATTTCGTTGTTACTGTGTACGGCACTCATGGCTGCAGGATGCTCCAATACCGCCAATACGAAGGAAACGCAGCATGCAAGCAACGCTTCCGGCTCACAGGCTCCGGCAGCGAGCGGGCAGGCATCCGAGGAAGCGGCCAACTATGAGAACGGACTCCCAAAAAACGAAAAAGTGACGTTAAAGGTCGGCTTGCTCGAATCCGGCTATGGAAGAGAGTGGTTCGACCTTGCCGTCAAGCGCTTCACGGAAAAATATCCGAACGTGCAATTCGATATTACGGCTTCGCCGAAAATCGGCGATCTCATTTCGACCAAGGCTTCGGCCGGCAACGATAACGATATGTTCGATTTTTTCTACGGAGCCACCTGGACGGAATATGTAAACGCCAACAAGCTGGAGCCCGTAACGGATATTTTCGAGATGTCGCCTGACGACGCGCCGGGCCGGAAGCTGAACGATTTAATTGTCCCGGGCTTCAACGATCCCGAGAAGTATTATAAAGACAATGCGTGGGTGTTCCCGATCGCAAACTATGTAGGCGGCATGTTCTTCGATCAGAAGCTGTTCGACGAGAACGGCTGGAACAAGAATCCCAAGACCTATGACGAGTTTATCCAGCTTTGCGAAGCGATCAAGAGCAAGGGCATCGACCCGATCGTATATGCGGGCTTATACAATTACGCGCAGTTCGCCTTTGATACGAAGATATTCGAGATTGCCGATGAGCGAGGCAATAAACAATTTCGCAACGATTTCGAGTATTATAACGGTCCGCAGTATACGTCGCCGGAGAGCATCGAAGTATACAAGCGGCTGCACGATATGGGGAAGAAGGGGTATATCAGCAAGAAAAGCGTTGGCATGAATCATACGCAGTCGCAAATGCTCGTCCTTCAGCATAAAGCGGCAATGGTGCCTTCAGGCGACTGGATCGAGAACGAGATGAAGGAAACCGCTCCCGACGGCTTCCAATGGGGTTATATGGCGGTTCCTTTCACTAACAATCCGAACGGTCCCATCTATGTGACGAACGGATTGAGCTATTCCTTTGAGATATGGGCAGCCAAGCCCGACTTGAACAAGAAATGGGCAAAACAGTTCCTCCTCTCGCTCATGTCGAATGAGATCCAGCAGGTACTGGTCGAGAAGGGCGGCGCGCTTCCTCTCCGCAAGGATTACCTGGATGTCCAGACGCGGGCGGATCATATGAAGCCGCTGCAGAAATCGATCGCCACGTACCTGAAGGATAATCCGGTCGTACTCGAACTGAAGAATCGCAAGATCGAACTCACGGATCCCGATAATATGGCGTCGCTCAAGGTCATCGTGGACAACATGGCGCTCGTGTTGACGGGACAGGAAGATCCGGAACCGATCTTGGAGGACGCGGAGAAGCTGCTGCAGAACGCCATTACCAAAGACAAAAAGGCCCAGAACAAAGAGTAAGCGGATTACTTAGCGGTCGAG from the Cohnella hashimotonis genome contains:
- a CDS encoding extracellular solute-binding protein codes for the protein MNKRTAGISLLLCTALMAAGCSNTANTKETQHASNASGSQAPAASGQASEEAANYENGLPKNEKVTLKVGLLESGYGREWFDLAVKRFTEKYPNVQFDITASPKIGDLISTKASAGNDNDMFDFFYGATWTEYVNANKLEPVTDIFEMSPDDAPGRKLNDLIVPGFNDPEKYYKDNAWVFPIANYVGGMFFDQKLFDENGWNKNPKTYDEFIQLCEAIKSKGIDPIVYAGLYNYAQFAFDTKIFEIADERGNKQFRNDFEYYNGPQYTSPESIEVYKRLHDMGKKGYISKKSVGMNHTQSQMLVLQHKAAMVPSGDWIENEMKETAPDGFQWGYMAVPFTNNPNGPIYVTNGLSYSFEIWAAKPDLNKKWAKQFLLSLMSNEIQQVLVEKGGALPLRKDYLDVQTRADHMKPLQKSIATYLKDNPVVLELKNRKIELTDPDNMASLKVIVDNMALVLTGQEDPEPILEDAEKLLQNAITKDKKAQNKE